CTTCATCGGACAAGGTATAATCAACCGCTGGAACAACATCCTGCCAGATGAGCTCTTCAGCCGGAACTTCAGGTCCGAGATATCTGTCGCGAGGTCCCATGTCGCGGTGAGTCAGCTTGAACCAAGCACGGGCAAAAGCGTCCGCGAACTCTTCCGGATTCTGGTGGAAACGGCGGGAGATTTGTTCGTATTCGGGATCAATGCGCAAAGCCATATCGGCCGTAGTCATCATGGTTCGAACACGGACGGAGGCGTCTTCTGCGTCCGGCGCAAGATGATTCTCGTCAGGGTTAATCGCAACCCAGATATGAGCGCCTGCAGGGCTCTTCGACAGCTCCCATTCGTAACCGAACAGCATATCGAAAAAGCCGTTATCCCACTCAGTTGGATTTGGCGTCCATGCGCCTTCAACGCCGCTTGTGATAGCGTCGCGGCCTTTGCCGGAACCATGCGTGCTCAGCCAGCCAAGACCTTGCGCTTCGAGAGGGGCTGCCTCAGGGTCGGGACCAACAAGAGAAGCGTCGCCTGCGCCGTGTGCCTTGCCAAAGGTATGTCCGCCGGCAACAAGCGCGACGGTTTCTTCATCGTTCATGCCCATGCGGGCAAACGTTTCGCGAATATCGCGGGCGCTTCCGGCAGGATCCGGATTTCCGTTAGGACCTTCGGGATTCACGTAGATGAGTCCCATTTGCACGGCGGCAAGCGGATTTTCCAGATCGCGATCGCCGGTGTAACGATTGTCGCCAAGCCATTCCTTTTCATTACCCCAGTAAATATCTTCTTCCGGGTGCCAGACGTCCGCGCGTCCGCCGCCAAATCCAAACGTTTTGCCTCCCATGGATTCAATTGCGACATTGCCTGTCAAAATCATCAGGTCCGCCCAGGAAATTTTATTGCCGTACTTTTGCTTGATTGGCCAGAGCAGACGGCGTGCCTTATCCAAGTTGCCGTTGTCCGGCCAGCTGTTAAGCGGAGCAAAGCGCTGCGTGCCGCTGCCGGCACCGCCGCGTCCGTCGCCTGTCCGGTATGTACCCGCGGAGTGCCAAGCCATGCGGATAAAGAACGGGCCGTAATGTCCGTAATCGGCCGGCCACCATTCTTGGCTGTCTGTCATCAAATTGCGAAGATCCTGTTTAAGAGCCTGGTAGTCAAGCTTCTTGAATTCTTCGGCATAATCAAAGTCTTCGCCCATAGGATTCGATTTTCTGTCATGCTGGTGCAGAATGTTAAGGTTCAGCTGATTAGGCCACCAATCTCTATTTGAAGTACCACTAGATTTAAAGCTTGTAGCGCTTCCATGCATCACCGGGCATTTACCTGCGTTAGGAACTGTAGCGTCCATCCAATCATCTCCTATTAGCTTTATTAAAGTAGCAAATGATAGAAAAAAAATTTGCACTTATCCTCTTTATAAAACGTTATCAAACCGAAATCAATCCAAGTTGTAAAAATTCATCCAATCTTCACGCAAATCTGATAATTTAATGGAATTAACGGGAATAGAGGGACAAATAGAGGATATGAAAGCTGCATGAAAAATAGAATATCGAAATGCGAAGGAGAGCGGGAGAGGTGCAGACGAACTATGAAAACGAAATTAATTTTCTGTCTTCCATAATAAAGAGTTGGCCTTTTTTTGCGCAAACGGCATGAAATCTAGAAATTGCTACAACTTTTGCTGTAGAAACGGTTTCGAATCGAGGTGAGCCATGCTACAATGTAGGCAAGTAAACCGCTTTACTCATTTAGGCTAATGATTGTGACAACGCTTACATGCAGAGTCGGGCGCGGCAGGAGGAAAAACATGCTCAAGCTGAACAACTGGTATATACGACTGCTCGTTTCCTATTTTCCGATCCTGGTGCTGACCGTATCCATGATTATTTTCTTGTCGTTTATCGCGGTTAATGAAATATCCCGGTCCGAGACGGCCAAGGCAGACCGCATTACGACCGGATATGTCGTAGACAGCGTGGAACGGTCAATTCATGAAGTGGAATTTAATGTGCTGGGGGAAGTCGAGTCGAACAAGAGCTATGCGGCTTATTTGAACGGTTCGTCCGAATCCACAACGATTAAATATAATGTGGTTCATAGCTTGCGGTCGCTGATTGAGGATAACGATCTGGTCGAATCGATTTATTTGTACAGGAAGTCGGATGATGTTGTGCTGACGTCCAGCGGCGAGACCGATTTGTCCGAATTCGGGGACAGGGATTTCCTGAGCAAGGCGGAGGGATCACGCGAATACAAGGGCTGGTCGGCAAGCCGCGAATTCAAGGAATATGACGGCTTGAAGCCGGTAAAG
This region of Paenibacillus sp. JDR-2 genomic DNA includes:
- the katG gene encoding catalase/peroxidase HPI, which produces MDATVPNAGKCPVMHGSATSFKSSGTSNRDWWPNQLNLNILHQHDRKSNPMGEDFDYAEEFKKLDYQALKQDLRNLMTDSQEWWPADYGHYGPFFIRMAWHSAGTYRTGDGRGGAGSGTQRFAPLNSWPDNGNLDKARRLLWPIKQKYGNKISWADLMILTGNVAIESMGGKTFGFGGGRADVWHPEEDIYWGNEKEWLGDNRYTGDRDLENPLAAVQMGLIYVNPEGPNGNPDPAGSARDIRETFARMGMNDEETVALVAGGHTFGKAHGAGDASLVGPDPEAAPLEAQGLGWLSTHGSGKGRDAITSGVEGAWTPNPTEWDNGFFDMLFGYEWELSKSPAGAHIWVAINPDENHLAPDAEDASVRVRTMMTTADMALRIDPEYEQISRRFHQNPEEFADAFARAWFKLTHRDMGPRDRYLGPEVPAEELIWQDVVPAVDYTLSDEEIAELKTKILDSGLNVSELVTTAWASASTFRISDMRGGANGARIRLSPQQDWEVNQPQQLTKVITILEGIQEDSDKKVSIADLIVLGGSAAVEKAAQEAGFNITVPFSPGRGDATQEQTDEKSFAVLEPVADGFRNYLKKTYSVSAEELLVDKAQLLNLTAPEMTALVGGLRVLGTNHGGTQHGVFTDRVGTLTNDFFVKLLDMNIAWEPRDGGVYYGRNKATGRVDRTATRVDLVFGSNSILRAIAELYAQDDNQEKFVRDFAAAWAKVMNADRYDLRVN